From one Streptomyces sp. ICC1 genomic stretch:
- a CDS encoding universal stress protein yields the protein MITVGLDGSRESLASVTWAAVEAHRRDLALRLLHVWSLEPDVHSPLIGSRTRHGLSESDPRTTAERIRRTHPGLDVLAQQRCGEPAAVLCEAAEESELLVLGSRGQGGVAGFVVGSVALSVVARTRHPVVLVPGPDPMPGGDVVLGLDLSHPCDEVLDYAFSQAHRLGVPLRVVHSPHAPRGYGPDAVEAAAATAPGAAAAATARTLAQVLEQWRPSFPGLHVTGEIRPGHPARRILEASHAAGLVVIGRRNRDSRLGPHTGSVTRAVLHRCRTPVALIPHN from the coding sequence GTGATCACCGTCGGTCTCGACGGATCCCGCGAGAGCCTCGCCTCCGTCACCTGGGCCGCGGTCGAAGCGCACCGGCGCGATCTCGCACTGCGTCTCCTGCACGTGTGGAGCCTGGAACCGGACGTTCATTCACCGCTCATCGGCTCCCGCACCCGACACGGCCTGAGCGAGTCGGATCCGCGCACCACGGCCGAGCGGATACGGCGTACGCATCCGGGCCTGGATGTGCTCGCGCAGCAGCGGTGCGGCGAGCCGGCCGCGGTGCTGTGCGAGGCCGCAGAGGAGTCCGAGCTGCTGGTGCTCGGCTCCCGCGGTCAGGGCGGGGTCGCCGGGTTCGTCGTCGGTTCGGTGGCCCTGTCCGTGGTCGCCCGTACCCGGCACCCTGTCGTCCTGGTCCCGGGTCCCGATCCGATGCCGGGCGGCGACGTCGTCCTCGGCCTGGATCTCTCACATCCGTGCGACGAAGTGCTGGACTACGCCTTCTCCCAGGCCCACCGGCTCGGCGTACCCCTTCGCGTCGTACACAGCCCGCATGCCCCGCGTGGATACGGCCCCGATGCGGTGGAGGCAGCGGCGGCGACGGCGCCCGGCGCGGCGGCCGCGGCGACGGCACGAACTCTGGCCCAGGTGCTCGAACAGTGGCGGCCTTCGTTCCCCGGCCTGCACGTCACCGGGGAGATCCGCCCCGGCCACCCCGCCCGGCGGATACTGGAGGCCTCCCACGCGGCCGGCCTCGTCGTCATAGGCCGCCGAAACCGGGACTCCAGGCTCGGGCCCCACACCGGAAGTGTGACCCGCGCAGTCCTGCACCGCTGCCGGACCCCAGTGGCGCTCATCCCGCACAACTGA
- a CDS encoding oxygenase MpaB family protein produces the protein MTTTGSPSPTDSTADSEFALPGGEQAASGPESRFREFFNDPRWALAMVRATVLEAAHPQIGAALIENSTFVAHPWRRLHNTFLSMQRMCGADDAVRAREAARLNRLHARLSGTDARNRHYDAMDPHVRAWVVATLFESAVTMFRLGGQPLEQDTMEGLYREFQEFLAAMGDEAGHLPATLQEFWGYYDRVVDEELENTEALRIILYKLFDHLPAPALLEDLPTVWAAGRAVAGPVIGAITVASLPESLRRRAGLPDFPGARTMAQGAYLVAGLARFLPDGWIRAEEIAGLLTLSPDSDDPRARAVGAVRDGVKRAGALIRLLTPIPDQREPAAAPRPGRTAEEFFRTVLDQTGDGYLEWPDLAAMARELSHRLDLDEPEETRLYDAYAAWWKELQTALDRDGDGRVSAEEYAAAVPGLAGAALIRLADVLFDATDRDGDQSIDADEYRALFRTGFHRDPEEPGSTAYSRSAFVKEFLSFMTGRQRSRAYDPLLAQG, from the coding sequence GTGACCACTACCGGCTCGCCGTCCCCCACCGACTCCACCGCCGACTCCGAATTCGCCTTACCTGGCGGCGAGCAGGCCGCATCCGGCCCGGAGTCCCGGTTCCGCGAGTTCTTCAACGATCCCCGCTGGGCCCTGGCCATGGTCCGGGCGACCGTGCTGGAGGCAGCGCATCCGCAGATCGGCGCCGCCCTGATCGAGAACTCGACCTTCGTGGCACATCCGTGGCGGCGGCTGCACAACACCTTCCTGAGCATGCAGCGCATGTGCGGCGCCGATGACGCGGTTCGAGCCCGCGAAGCGGCACGCCTGAACCGGCTGCACGCGCGGCTGAGCGGCACCGATGCCCGTAACCGGCACTACGACGCCATGGACCCGCACGTCCGGGCCTGGGTGGTGGCCACCCTCTTCGAGAGCGCCGTCACCATGTTCCGGCTCGGCGGCCAGCCGCTGGAACAGGACACCATGGAGGGCTTGTACCGCGAGTTCCAGGAGTTCCTCGCGGCCATGGGGGACGAGGCCGGTCACCTCCCGGCCACCTTGCAGGAGTTCTGGGGCTACTACGACCGTGTGGTCGACGAGGAACTGGAGAACACCGAGGCGCTGCGCATCATCCTCTACAAGCTGTTCGACCACCTCCCCGCGCCTGCCCTGCTGGAAGACCTGCCCACGGTCTGGGCGGCCGGTCGGGCGGTCGCCGGGCCGGTCATCGGGGCCATCACCGTCGCGTCGCTCCCCGAATCCCTCCGCCGTCGCGCGGGGCTGCCCGACTTCCCCGGCGCCCGCACTATGGCACAGGGGGCCTACCTGGTCGCCGGCCTGGCGCGTTTCCTGCCCGACGGGTGGATCCGGGCCGAAGAGATCGCCGGTCTGTTGACCCTGTCACCGGACAGCGACGACCCCCGGGCCAGGGCCGTAGGCGCCGTGCGCGACGGGGTCAAGCGGGCCGGAGCGCTGATCAGGCTACTCACGCCGATTCCCGACCAGCGCGAGCCCGCCGCTGCTCCCCGGCCCGGGCGCACCGCCGAGGAGTTCTTCCGTACGGTGCTGGACCAGACCGGCGACGGCTATCTGGAGTGGCCGGACCTCGCCGCCATGGCCCGCGAGCTCTCCCACCGGCTCGACCTGGACGAGCCCGAGGAAACCAGGCTGTACGACGCGTACGCCGCCTGGTGGAAGGAGCTGCAGACGGCCCTGGACCGCGACGGTGACGGCCGTGTCAGCGCCGAGGAGTACGCGGCAGCCGTACCCGGCCTGGCCGGGGCGGCTCTGATCAGGCTCGCCGACGTCCTGTTCGACGCCACGGACAGGGACGGCGACCAGTCCATCGACGCCGACGAGTACCGGGCGCTGTTCCGTACCGGATTCCACCGCGACCCGGAGGAGCCCGGCAGTACCGCCTACTCGCGGAGCGCGTTCGTCAAGGAGTTCCTGTCCTTCATGACCGGCCGCCAGCGGTCACGGGCGTACGATCCGCTGCTCGCCCAGGGGTGA
- the uppS gene encoding polyprenyl diphosphate synthase: protein MDGNGRWAAQRALPRTAGHRAAEATVIDVIEAARSAGVKWLSLYAFSTENWGRPGEEVDFLMHLVRRVVRKHAPLLHARGIRCRVLGLSDPRVPAALARDFDDLMTLTGANRGMTLTVAFDHGGRRDIVEAARSLIRSGVAADGLTEETFAAHLPFPDTPDVDLAIRTSGEQRVSNFMLWQIAYAEWVFPSVLWPDFRAAHFVECLHTYQQRDRRFGGVAPSLNGAPTA, encoded by the coding sequence ATGGACGGGAACGGCCGGTGGGCAGCGCAGCGGGCCCTGCCGCGCACGGCGGGCCACCGTGCGGCGGAGGCGACGGTGATCGACGTCATCGAGGCGGCCCGGTCGGCCGGGGTGAAGTGGCTGAGCCTGTACGCGTTCTCCACGGAGAACTGGGGACGCCCGGGCGAGGAGGTCGACTTCCTCATGCACCTGGTGCGGCGGGTGGTGCGCAAACACGCACCGCTGTTGCACGCCCGGGGCATCCGCTGCCGCGTCCTGGGGCTGTCGGACCCGAGGGTTCCCGCGGCCCTGGCGCGGGACTTCGACGATCTGATGACGCTCACCGGGGCCAACCGGGGCATGACCCTGACCGTGGCCTTCGATCACGGCGGGCGCCGGGACATCGTCGAGGCGGCGCGGTCGCTCATCCGGAGCGGTGTGGCGGCCGACGGCCTGACCGAGGAGACCTTCGCCGCCCATCTCCCCTTCCCCGACACCCCGGACGTGGACCTCGCCATCCGGACCTCGGGCGAGCAGCGCGTCTCGAACTTCATGCTGTGGCAGATCGCCTATGCCGAGTGGGTCTTCCCGTCCGTCCTGTGGCCCGACTTCCGCGCGGCGCACTTCGTGGAGTGCCTGCACACCTACCAGCAGCGCGACCGCCGGTTCGGCGGCGTCGCACCGTCCCTGAACGGAGCTCCCACAGCGTGA
- a CDS encoding CBS domain-containing protein, translating to MLQTMQDHRIRRVPVIAEHRLVGMIGEADLARHLSDEQVGHFVETICAQR from the coding sequence GTGCTGCAGACGATGCAGGATCACCGGATCCGGCGCGTCCCGGTCATCGCCGAACACCGTCTCGTCGGGATGATCGGCGAGGCTGATCTTGCCCGGCACCTGTCCGACGAGCAGGTGGGCCACTTCGTCGAGACGATCTGCGCACAACGTTAG
- a CDS encoding CBS domain-containing protein, whose translation MRSLPGFRGPAAAQLGEAGEGRVVGVVSEADLLPKEEFHEHRPGMIEQFRRLGDTAKAGSVRAEELMTSPAVTIRANATLPQAAPLMVSRHIKRLPVVDADGTLGGIVSRADLLKVFLRPDDDLAAEIRGEVVDRLFPVSHRGVKVDVTHGVATLTGSVRDTQLIPVATRLSQAVEGVVSVNCHLEGMPST comes from the coding sequence CTGCGGTCTCTTCCAGGGTTTCGCGGACCTGCGGCGGCGCAACTGGGAGAAGCTGGCGAAGGCCGCGTCGTCGGCGTGGTCTCCGAAGCCGACCTGTTGCCCAAGGAGGAGTTCCACGAACACCGCCCCGGCATGATCGAGCAGTTCCGACGCCTCGGCGACACCGCCAAGGCCGGCTCGGTCCGCGCGGAGGAACTGATGACCAGCCCCGCCGTCACCATCCGCGCCAACGCCACGCTCCCCCAGGCCGCCCCCCTCATGGTCAGCCGGCACATCAAGCGCCTGCCGGTCGTCGACGCCGACGGAACCCTGGGGGGCATCGTCAGCCGCGCCGACCTGCTCAAGGTCTTCCTCCGTCCCGATGACGACCTCGCAGCCGAAATCCGCGGCGAGGTCGTCGACCGTCTCTTCCCCGTCTCGCATCGAGGCGTCAAGGTCGATGTCACGCATGGTGTCGCTACCCTCACGGGAAGCGTCCGCGACACCCAACTCATCCCCGTGGCAACCCGCCTCTCCCAAGCCGTCGAGGGCGTCGTCAGCGTGAACTGCCACCTCGAAGGCATGCCGTCCACCTGA
- a CDS encoding universal stress protein — protein sequence MSRKVIAGLDGSPASLAAAEWAAREARLRRLPLKLLHAVEEWVPSYGYASRTGATPSPQYWGERIPRETSRQLAERHPGLEITTEQVDGRPLTVLAAAAQEAEVLVLGSRGLGAVAGFLVGSVSQAVLAHAERPVVVVRSGTWMDTPYQEAPDGNGPQEGTYRPVVLGLDLSRPCDELLDHAFDAAAARRAPLRVIHGWSMPPAFSFDPALLAPEVRDGMAAGTATALGDALRPWRGKYPQVRVEEVCSVGQAAGQLVEASADASLVVVGRRIRRSAIGTHLGPVAHAVLHHSTAPVAVIPHP from the coding sequence ATGTCACGTAAGGTCATCGCGGGCCTCGACGGATCCCCCGCATCGCTTGCCGCCGCCGAGTGGGCCGCCCGGGAGGCGCGGCTGCGCCGGCTCCCGCTCAAGCTGTTGCACGCGGTGGAGGAATGGGTACCGTCCTACGGCTACGCGTCGCGGACCGGGGCCACACCGTCGCCCCAGTACTGGGGCGAGCGCATCCCACGGGAGACTTCTCGGCAGTTGGCCGAGCGACACCCCGGCCTGGAGATCACCACGGAGCAGGTGGACGGGCGGCCGCTGACCGTACTGGCCGCCGCCGCGCAGGAAGCCGAGGTTCTGGTGCTCGGCTCACGTGGGCTGGGGGCGGTGGCCGGCTTCCTCGTGGGATCCGTGTCCCAGGCCGTACTCGCCCACGCCGAGCGCCCGGTCGTGGTCGTGCGGTCCGGCACCTGGATGGACACCCCCTACCAGGAGGCACCCGACGGCAACGGGCCGCAGGAGGGGACCTACCGACCGGTCGTGCTCGGGCTGGACCTCTCCCGCCCGTGTGACGAGCTCCTCGACCACGCCTTCGACGCGGCGGCCGCACGTCGGGCCCCGCTGCGTGTGATCCACGGCTGGAGCATGCCGCCCGCCTTCTCCTTCGACCCGGCGCTGCTCGCCCCCGAGGTACGGGACGGCATGGCGGCCGGCACGGCAACCGCGCTCGGTGACGCACTGCGGCCTTGGCGCGGCAAGTACCCCCAGGTCCGCGTCGAAGAGGTCTGCTCCGTCGGACAGGCCGCCGGCCAGCTCGTCGAGGCCTCGGCGGACGCCTCGCTGGTGGTCGTCGGCCGACGGATCCGCCGCTCGGCCATCGGCACCCACCTCGGCCCAGTCGCCCACGCCGTCCTCCACCACTCCACAGCGCCGGTCGCGGTCATACCGCACCCCTGA
- a CDS encoding universal stress protein, whose translation MKSNTSGPELGSVIVGVDGSEPARWAALWASDEAARRRRPLHIVYGSDVDGRVLGLSNEDMERVRAAGRELLAGTAEAVQARHPALSVTTEFSRSGPAMSLRLAASTRGTLVVGNRGRAGFSSLALGSVGLKVAAEARTPVIVVRGSEDEPLHGVVLAAVRDERDLDCVRHAARAAELRKASLRLLHVQGVLEYVGSAARALDGLDKDAGRPAQALAAVAERIREEYPSLTVHADAEKSVSVAGVLVEASRHADLLVIGGRRSPGHIGHTLGRVTHSLVHHAHCPVELIPRHGDEHRSEAS comes from the coding sequence ATGAAGAGCAACACCAGCGGTCCGGAACTCGGGTCGGTCATCGTCGGGGTCGACGGGTCCGAGCCGGCCCGGTGGGCGGCGCTCTGGGCCTCGGACGAGGCCGCTCGGCGCCGGCGCCCCCTGCACATCGTGTACGGGTCCGATGTCGACGGCCGGGTCCTCGGCCTATCGAACGAGGACATGGAGCGGGTCCGCGCCGCAGGGCGTGAACTGCTGGCGGGTACGGCCGAGGCTGTGCAGGCCCGGCATCCCGCGCTCTCGGTCACGACGGAGTTCAGTCGCAGCGGGCCTGCCATGAGCCTGCGCCTGGCCGCAAGTACGCGCGGCACCCTCGTCGTCGGCAATCGGGGACGGGCCGGCTTCAGCTCCTTGGCTCTGGGCTCGGTCGGCCTCAAGGTCGCGGCGGAGGCCCGCACGCCCGTGATCGTCGTCCGGGGGAGCGAGGACGAGCCCCTGCACGGCGTCGTGCTGGCCGCGGTACGCGACGAGCGCGACCTCGATTGCGTCCGTCACGCCGCGCGCGCAGCCGAGCTGCGCAAGGCCTCACTGAGGCTGCTGCACGTACAGGGCGTCCTGGAGTACGTAGGCTCCGCGGCGAGAGCGCTCGACGGCCTGGACAAGGATGCAGGCCGCCCTGCGCAGGCCTTGGCGGCCGTCGCTGAGCGGATCCGGGAGGAGTATCCCTCGCTGACGGTCCACGCCGATGCGGAGAAGAGCGTGTCCGTGGCCGGAGTGCTGGTGGAGGCGTCCCGCCACGCGGACCTGCTGGTCATCGGCGGGCGCCGTTCGCCCGGCCACATCGGCCACACCCTGGGGCGCGTGACGCACAGCCTCGTGCACCATGCGCACTGCCCCGTCGAACTCATCCCCCGGCACGGCGACGAACACAGGAGTGAGGCGTCATGA
- a CDS encoding sigma 54 modulation/S30EA ribosomal C-terminal domain-containing protein: MSSAATPECGVDEAVERLRITGLAFVFLVDSATGRGCVLYQRHDGQYGLTSPAR; encoded by the coding sequence GTGAGCTCGGCCGCCACCCCCGAGTGCGGCGTCGACGAGGCCGTCGAGCGCCTGCGTATCACGGGGCTCGCCTTCGTCTTCCTCGTCGACTCGGCCACGGGTCGAGGATGTGTCCTCTACCAGAGGCACGACGGCCAATACGGCCTGACCTCTCCCGCACGGTAG
- a CDS encoding oleate hydratase, giving the protein MANASQSRAYVVGGGIASLAAAVFLVRDVGMPGENIRILEELPKTGGALDGSGAPGDGYVTRGGRMLEDEAYVCLWNLLKSIPTLDDEAVSVLQETEDFNARWLTHANARLIDADGRILDASQLGFTTTDRVEMARLLALPESVIGARRIEDFFSAHFFTTNFWTMWRTTFAFQNWHSAIELKRYFLRFLQELPRIHTLAGVRRTRLNQYDSIVRPVQEWLERQGVRIEHGVRVTDVEFAVVDGGGRRAERILFERDGVPETYGLGPQDYAFITLGSMTADASYGSDDSVPELVRDKRDGAWNLWETLARKAPDFGRPSAFNGNVDEAKWESFTLTMRSPALLKRIEEFSGNAPGTGALMTFKDSRWLMSVAVPHQPHFDGQPEGVYTLWGYGLFVDEPGEVTGKKMSEATGQEILTELLGHFGFGDIADEVCATTVVTTVMMPYITSQFERRDLHDRPLVIPSGSANFAFLGQFTEIPEDVVFTVEYAVRGAMRAVYGLLGVDKEIPAVYHALSDPMTALRALRAVFA; this is encoded by the coding sequence ATGGCGAACGCATCACAGTCCCGGGCGTACGTGGTCGGTGGCGGAATCGCCTCGCTGGCCGCAGCGGTCTTCCTCGTACGGGACGTGGGGATGCCTGGCGAGAACATCCGCATCCTGGAGGAACTGCCGAAGACAGGCGGCGCACTCGACGGCAGCGGCGCCCCGGGCGACGGCTACGTCACCAGGGGCGGGCGGATGCTGGAGGACGAGGCTTACGTCTGCCTGTGGAACCTCCTGAAGTCGATCCCCACGCTCGACGACGAAGCCGTGTCCGTTCTGCAGGAGACAGAGGATTTCAACGCCCGCTGGCTCACGCACGCCAACGCCCGGCTCATCGACGCCGACGGCCGCATCCTCGATGCCTCCCAGCTGGGCTTCACCACCACGGACCGGGTGGAGATGGCCCGCCTGCTCGCCCTGCCCGAGTCCGTCATCGGGGCGCGCCGGATCGAGGACTTCTTCTCCGCACACTTCTTCACCACCAACTTCTGGACGATGTGGCGCACCACCTTCGCCTTCCAGAACTGGCACAGTGCCATCGAGCTCAAGCGCTACTTCCTGCGCTTCCTCCAGGAACTCCCCCGCATCCACACGCTCGCCGGGGTGCGGCGCACTCGACTGAACCAGTACGACTCGATCGTCCGGCCGGTCCAGGAGTGGCTGGAGCGGCAGGGTGTCCGGATCGAGCACGGAGTCCGGGTGACCGACGTGGAGTTCGCCGTCGTCGACGGGGGCGGGCGCCGGGCCGAGCGGATCCTCTTCGAGCGGGACGGCGTCCCCGAGACCTACGGACTCGGGCCGCAGGACTACGCGTTCATCACCCTCGGCTCCATGACGGCCGACGCGTCCTACGGAAGCGACGACAGCGTTCCCGAGCTCGTCCGCGACAAGCGGGACGGCGCCTGGAACCTGTGGGAGACACTGGCCCGCAAGGCCCCTGACTTCGGCCGTCCCAGCGCCTTCAACGGCAACGTGGACGAGGCCAAGTGGGAGTCGTTCACCCTGACGATGCGCAGCCCCGCCCTGCTCAAGCGGATCGAGGAGTTCTCCGGCAACGCCCCTGGCACTGGAGCGCTGATGACGTTCAAGGACTCCCGCTGGCTGATGTCGGTGGCCGTGCCCCACCAGCCGCACTTCGACGGCCAGCCCGAGGGGGTCTACACCCTGTGGGGGTACGGACTGTTCGTGGATGAGCCGGGCGAGGTGACCGGCAAGAAGATGTCGGAGGCCACTGGGCAGGAGATCCTCACCGAACTGCTCGGGCACTTCGGCTTCGGTGACATCGCGGACGAGGTGTGCGCCACCACTGTGGTCACCACCGTGATGATGCCCTACATCACCAGCCAGTTCGAGCGGCGGGACCTTCACGACCGGCCGCTGGTGATCCCCTCCGGGTCAGCCAACTTCGCCTTCCTCGGCCAGTTCACCGAGATCCCCGAGGACGTCGTCTTCACCGTCGAGTACGCAGTCCGCGGGGCCATGCGCGCGGTGTACGGGCTGCTGGGGGTCGACAAGGAGATCCCGGCCGTCTACCACGCGCTGTCCGACCCGATGACGGCGCTGCGCGCCCTCAGGGCCGTCTTCGCCTGA